Proteins from a genomic interval of Zonotrichia albicollis isolate bZonAlb1 chromosome 18, bZonAlb1.hap1, whole genome shotgun sequence:
- the ATP6V0A2 gene encoding V-type proton ATPase 116 kDa subunit a 2 — MGALFRGEPVCLAQLFLQSGSAYECLSEVGERGLAEFRDLNPNVSVFQRKYVNEVKKCEEMERILGYLVQEIKKADIPLPEGDVAPPAPLMKHILEIQEQLQKLETELREVTKNKEKLRKNLLELTEYKYMLQITQNFVRRTPEYESHLHGNFEEFPSVENEPLVDFNRTHRLSASLGFISGLVHIAKIEAFEKMLWRVCKGYPFLTYAELDKALEDPDTGETTKWAVFLVSYWGEQIGQKVKKICDCYRCHVYPYPDTTEERQAVVEGLNVRIQDLETVLNKTEEYLRQVLYKASESIYTWVIQVKKMKAIYHVLNLCSFDVTNKCLIAEVWCPVADLQNLRHALEEGSRKSGATISSFMNTIPTTQPPPTLIRTNKFTSGFQNIVDAYGVGSYGEVNPALYTIITFPFLFAVMFGDFGHGLLMFIFALLTILYENHPRLKRAQDEIMKMLFEGRYVILLMGLFSIYTGLIYNDCFSKSINIFGSGWNVSAMYEKVWSDKDVEDNRYLALDPNVSGVYNGVYPFGIDPIWNLASNRLTFLNSFKMKMSVIFGVTHMTFGVILGLFNHVHFKKTYNIYLVFIPELLFMLCIFGYLVFMIFFKWLAYSAENSTAAPSILIQFINMFLFPSGETKSFFNGQIPLQKLLVGVAFLCVPVMLLGKPLYLFWLHSGGRGIRMYRSGYKLIRKESEEELCLLSCNDLEEGVTHSDSEHREGDAEELDFSDVFMNQAIHTIEYCLGCISNTASYLRLWALSLAHAQLSEVLWQMVMRVGLRVDTMYGVLLLIPVMAFFAVLTVFILLVMEGLSAFLHAIRLHWVEFQNKFYSGGGYKFTPFSFKHISLHFNKDGAL, encoded by the exons ATGGGCGCGCTGTTCCGCGGCGAGCCCGTGTGCCTGGCGCAGCTCTTCCTGCAGAGCGGCTCGGCCTACGAGTGCCTCAGCGAGGTGGGCGAGCGCGGCCTGGCCGAGTTCCGAGAC cttaaCCCAAATGTGAGTGTGTTTCAGAGAAAATATGTGAATGAAGTGAAGAAATGTGAAGAAATGGAAAGAATACTTG GGTATTTAGtacaagaaattaaaaaagcaGATATTCCACTTCCTGAAGGAGATGTtgctcctcctgcccccttGATGAAACACATTTTAGAAATCCAG GAACAGCTGCAGAAGCTGGAGACAGAATTGAGGGAAGTAactaaaaacaaagaaaaactgaGGAAGAACCTGCTTGAACTGACAGAATACAAGTACATGTTACAGATCACACAGAATTTTGTCAGGAGAACACCTGAG TATGAATCCCATTTACATGGGAATTTTGAAGAATTTCCTTCAGTGGAGAATGAGCCGTTGGTGGATTTCAACCGCACGCACAGACTGAGCGCCTCGCTGGG aTTCATATCTGGGTTAGTTCACATAGCAAAGATTGAAGCATTtgaaaaaatgctgtggagagtctgtaAAGGCTATCCCTTCCTTACCTATGCAGAGTTGGATAAGGCTCTGGAAGATCCAGATACA GGTGAAACCACTAAGTGGGCTGTGTTTTTAGTGTCCTATTGGGGTGAACAAATTGGTCAAAAAGTTAAGAAGATTTGTGACTG CTATCGCTGTCACGTGTACCCCTACCCCGACACCACCGAGGAGCGCCAGGCCGTGGTCGAAGGACTCAACGTTCGTATTCAGGATCTTGAAACT GTGCTGAATAAAACTGAGGAATACTTGCGCCAGGTCTTGTATAAAGCGTCAGAGTCCATCTATACTTGGGTTATCCAAGTGAAGAAGATGAAAGCCATTTACCACGTCCTCAACCTGTGCAGTTTTGATGTCACAAATAAATGTTTGATTGCTGAGGTTTGGTGTCCAGTGGCTGATCTGCAGAACTTGCGCCATGCATTGGAGGAAGGCTCA AGGAAGAGTGGAGCTACAATTTCCTCATTCATGAATACCATCCCAACCACACAACCTCCTCCAACTTTGATACGTACCAATAAATTCACCTCAGGGTTCCAGAACATCGTTGATGCCTATGGAGTTGGAAGCTATGGGGAAGTTAATCCAG CTCTCTACACCATCATCACGTTCCCCTTCTTGTTCGCGGTCATGTTTGGAGACTTCGGGCACGGGCTGCTCATGTTCATATTTGCACTCCTGACAATACTCTATGAAAACCACCCCAGGTTAAAAAGAGCACAAGATGAG ATAATGAAAATGTTATTTGAAGGCCGATATGTGATATTGTTAATGGGGCTCTTTTCTATATACACTGGATTGATCTATAATGACTGTTTTTCAAAGTCAATAAATATATTTGGATCTGGATGGAATGTGTCAGCAATGTATGAAAAGGTTTGGAG TGATAAGGATGTGGAAGATAATCGATATTTAGCACTGGATCCAAATGTTTCTGGTGTCTACAATGGAGTTTATCCCTTTGGAATTGATCCA ATATGGAATTTGGCAAGCAACCGTCTCACTTTTCTGAATTcattcaaaatgaaaatgtctGTGATCTTCGGAGTGACTCACATGACATTTGGAGTTATATTGGGGCTGTTTAACCACGT GCATTTCAAGAAGACCTATaatatttatttggtttttattcCTGAACTTTTATTCATGTTGTGCATATTTGGCTACCTGGTGTTCATGATCTTCTTTAAGTGGTTGGCATACTCTGCAGAGAACTCCACAGCTGCCCCCAGTATTCTGATACAATTTATTAACATGTTCCTGTTTCCTAGTGGTGAAACAAAGAGCTTCTTCAATGGCCAG ATTCCTCTGCAGAAGCTTTTAGTTGGTGTTGCTTTTCTTTGTGTTCCTGTAATGCTGCTTGGGAAACCACTTTATTTGTTCTGGTTGCACAGCGGAGGCCGAGGCATAAGAATGTACAGG AGTGGCTACAAGCTTATCCGGAAAGAAAGTGAGGAAGAGCTTTGTCTCCTGTCATGTAATGATCTCGAAGAAGGTGTCACTCACTCAGACAGTGAGCACAGAGAGGGGGATGCAGAGGAG cTGGACTTTTCAGATGTTTTTATGAACCAAGCAATTCATACCATTGAATACTGCCTGGGATGCATCTCTAACACAGCCTCATACCTGAGACTCTGGGCATTGAGTCTTGCTCATGCAC AGTTGTCAGAAGTTCTGTGGCAGATGGTGATGAGAGTGGGCCTGCGTGTGGATACGATGTACGGTGTCCTGCTGCTGATCCCTGTGATGGCATTCTTTGCTGTGCTGACAGTTTTTATTCTGCTGGTCATGGAGGGCCTTTCTGCTTTTCTCCATGCCATACGACTTCACTG GGTGGAATTTCAGAACAAATTCTACTCCGGAGGAGGATACAAGTTTACGCCTTTCTCTTTTAAGCACATTTCTTTACATTTTAATAAAGATGGTGCGTTATAA